From the Streptomyces nigrescens genome, one window contains:
- a CDS encoding FtsX-like permease family protein, with translation MKRLSSFAVKDFRAQLRQLMLTGVAIAVGVGFLVLSVGGSGALVQFYSQTAAVEVGNADLQAVPGSGSGLPKESGLPKEAAARAGKVASVTRVSERVLGHGKVLGPSGRRLLDDRAVVTSIAADSKMRWQRLDGGRWPQGSGEAVLDHGTAERLGVQPGDTVRLIKPDGKAAGVKLTGLLDTSSSSTLASQAAIGVPYEAMKTYATGLTTTRIDMDIREGADASAVARAVKTALEGNASVFTHAGAVDNAQEENGTMYVVVLTAALSFVMIAMAVARMVVTNTFSVVLAQRARQLALLRCIGADRGQVRRIIRRQGLMLGVLASATGLAAGGAACALGTALLRTFVDLGPVKISLLPNWITFILAGLFGALLTLWAVRKPARAAAAVPPVTALAQSGSATLPEPGREAVRQIFSVLLLLFGVYMLTFGAFGGSLALLDVTVGAICSFFAVLRFAQHLLPPLVGVLGIPARRWLGTTGKLAAQQLRSNARRTSAAASAMLVGVTVAVSAVTAIGATKGATESMLSSGLPAVFTLNTTDNKVPAGAVESLRRQPELAVTPVRAASLTVDGHKSLVIAADPAQLKEDAEGVSAARSLRDGQALTTTGRGSVTVAGTRLAAESGHSSLLFTLLPGAKVYVTEATLDRLAPGATTVAAVWLDPASGSDHDTARKALDRALSDYPHIRVSDAAANVVSVRHMFDRMLLVVTTLLGFSMAIAALGVAATLMLAVEERTREFGMLRAIGMSGRQLREMLTLESVLLALTGAVAGTVLGLVYGVLAVRSILGGSPIAILTSSDGTALTVLGILAATVFTGIAASVLPARRVRRMAVVDALHTSG, from the coding sequence ATGAAGAGACTGTCCAGCTTCGCCGTCAAAGATTTCCGGGCCCAGTTGCGTCAGTTGATGCTCACCGGGGTCGCCATCGCCGTGGGTGTGGGGTTCCTGGTGCTTTCCGTGGGCGGCAGCGGCGCGCTGGTGCAGTTCTACTCCCAGACCGCGGCCGTGGAGGTCGGAAACGCCGACCTCCAGGCGGTCCCCGGCTCCGGAAGTGGCCTGCCCAAGGAAAGCGGCCTGCCCAAGGAAGCGGCGGCGCGGGCCGGGAAAGTGGCATCGGTGACACGGGTGAGCGAGCGGGTTCTCGGGCACGGAAAAGTGCTCGGCCCCTCCGGGCGCCGCCTCTTGGACGACCGGGCCGTGGTCACCTCGATCGCCGCCGACTCCAAGATGCGCTGGCAGCGGCTTGACGGCGGCCGCTGGCCCCAGGGCTCGGGCGAAGCCGTCCTCGATCATGGGACCGCGGAGCGTCTGGGTGTACAGCCCGGGGACACCGTCCGTCTCATCAAACCCGACGGCAAGGCAGCGGGCGTCAAGCTGACGGGCCTGCTGGACACCAGCTCTTCGAGCACCCTCGCCTCGCAGGCCGCGATCGGTGTGCCGTACGAGGCGATGAAGACGTACGCGACCGGGCTGACCACCACACGCATCGACATGGACATCCGTGAGGGTGCGGACGCCTCCGCTGTCGCACGGGCGGTGAAGACGGCACTGGAGGGCAACGCGTCCGTCTTCACTCACGCCGGGGCGGTCGACAACGCGCAGGAGGAGAACGGGACCATGTACGTGGTCGTGCTGACGGCCGCGCTGTCGTTCGTGATGATCGCGATGGCGGTGGCGCGCATGGTCGTCACCAACACCTTCTCCGTGGTCCTCGCCCAGCGTGCCCGCCAGCTGGCCCTGCTGCGCTGCATCGGTGCCGACCGCGGCCAGGTGCGCCGGATCATCCGTCGCCAGGGGCTCATGCTCGGCGTCCTCGCCTCGGCCACGGGTCTCGCCGCCGGCGGCGCCGCGTGTGCCCTGGGCACGGCGCTGCTGCGCACTTTCGTGGACCTCGGCCCCGTCAAGATCTCTCTGCTGCCGAACTGGATCACTTTCATCCTTGCCGGTCTCTTCGGGGCCCTGCTCACCCTGTGGGCGGTCCGTAAGCCCGCCAGGGCGGCCGCCGCCGTGCCTCCGGTGACCGCGCTCGCACAGAGCGGGTCCGCGACGCTTCCCGAGCCGGGTCGCGAGGCCGTGCGCCAGATCTTCTCCGTGCTGCTCCTGCTCTTCGGCGTCTACATGCTCACCTTCGGCGCGTTCGGCGGCTCCCTGGCGCTGCTCGATGTGACCGTCGGTGCCATCTGCAGCTTCTTCGCAGTGCTCAGGTTCGCCCAGCACCTGCTGCCACCCCTGGTCGGCGTCCTGGGTATCCCGGCCCGCCGGTGGCTCGGCACGACCGGCAAGCTGGCTGCGCAGCAGCTGAGGTCGAACGCGCGCCGCACCAGTGCCGCCGCCTCCGCGATGCTCGTCGGCGTCACCGTCGCCGTCTCGGCGGTGACCGCGATCGGCGCCACCAAGGGCGCCACGGAGTCCATGCTGTCGTCGGGGCTGCCCGCCGTCTTCACACTGAACACCACGGACAACAAGGTGCCCGCCGGCGCCGTGGAATCCCTGCGCAGGCAACCGGAGTTGGCCGTCACCCCGGTCCGTGCCGCAAGCCTCACCGTTGACGGACACAAGAGTCTGGTCATCGCCGCCGACCCCGCACAGCTCAAGGAGGACGCTGAGGGTGTTTCCGCGGCACGCTCGCTGAGAGACGGTCAGGCCCTGACCACCACGGGGCGCGGCTCGGTCACGGTGGCCGGTACCCGCCTCGCAGCCGAGTCCGGACACTCCTCCTTGCTGTTCACGCTGCTTCCCGGAGCAAAGGTGTACGTCACCGAAGCCACCCTCGACCGGCTCGCACCGGGCGCGACGACCGTGGCCGCTGTGTGGCTGGACCCGGCGAGCGGCTCCGACCACGACACTGCCCGCAAGGCACTCGACCGGGCCCTGTCCGACTACCCGCACATCCGGGTCTCCGACGCCGCGGCCAACGTCGTCTCCGTCCGCCACATGTTCGACCGGATGCTGCTCGTGGTGACCACCCTGCTCGGCTTCTCCATGGCCATCGCCGCCCTGGGAGTGGCCGCCACCCTGATGCTCGCGGTCGAGGAACGCACCCGCGAGTTCGGCATGCTGCGTGCCATCGGCATGTCGGGCAGGCAACTACGCGAGATGCTCACCCTGGAATCAGTACTGCTCGCGCTGACGGGCGCGGTCGCCGGCACCGTCCTCGGCCTGGTCTACGGAGTGCTGGCGGTCCGTTCGATCCTTGGCGGTTCGCCCATCGCCATCCTGACTTCGTCCGACGGCACAGCCCTGACGGTGCTCGGCATCCTCGCGGCCACCGTGTTCACCGGCATCGCGGCCTCGGTCCTGCCCGCCCGTCGGGTGCGCCGGATGGCGGTCGTCGACGCCCTGCACACGAGCGGGTGA
- a CDS encoding DUF5988 family protein, with amino-acid sequence MLMNEMNALLRGGPTTYVANEERVRYVPDMASPLKLLCGNRYEHFEPTAERVRQDGHTLQVFVWTGCTYVAE; translated from the coding sequence ATGCTGATGAACGAAATGAACGCACTGCTTCGTGGGGGCCCCACCACCTACGTCGCAAACGAGGAGCGGGTCCGCTATGTGCCGGACATGGCCTCCCCGCTCAAGCTGCTCTGCGGCAACCGCTATGAGCACTTCGAGCCGACAGCGGAACGCGTCCGGCAGGACGGCCACACGCTTCAGGTGTTCGTCTGGACGGGCTGCACCTACGTGGCCGAATAG
- a CDS encoding helix-turn-helix transcriptional regulator, whose translation MTDGIYTEAFECRRDRLTLANREEEMSSLTALVQDARAGSGGIALLEGVVGIGKSLLLDRLVSALPADGLYVLTARCDALEHDFPFGVVRQLFEPLLATLDEPQLTQLLSGSARTAAQALSGEKLPGDALLPTEDMSYAVLHGLYWFTCNLAAEAPLVIVVDDAHCADMASLRFLTHLARRIEGLPVLLVLSQRTGDEATDAALLSDIAGQPLCRVLRPGPLTHQGVGHLVKTVFGHEADDEFHEACLAITGGNPLLVHSLLSVLRLGGRPPTVEGLPYVTAHDGAFFHEAVRSVLQQQPESAAAAARALAVMGDDALPEVCARLAGLDDATHSAAMRALRSNGLVSEVDDGRRWSFNHGLIREVIVADLPPEQLAQAHRHAARLLLDAGARAEQVAGHLLMTPLPATEDWAVTVLREAAREASFRGAPALAVDLLRHCLPPEGPTPEDTPVLAELGLAEAGVDPQASVRHLQAALEHVHEPPLRFRLLSSLASGLIRSGQSLQAVRLLSEEAPTVRDADLQRLLEGQRLMASAEDLTSFTVTLQEYPFDISRPGDTPGERALIAAGAGLCSVRAVRAQESAAAARRVLESSVPGVDSPFFLTTAATALLYAGLPDEADAAYQRVMGITRQSQRLLLHGLCQALRAEAQYRLGALSEALAATRSALNVVPPRHWGRTLALPVATQIHALIDSGDLAGADAAAAQAFPSTSLDTWQWNEFLCARGRLRLTHQDPKGALEDLLEAGRRQHLWTRTSPAVSSWWFWAGRAHLALGAPAAARELAEDAVERARKGKLTDALGAGLRLLATTESGARKLGVLEEALSALDGSPARLERARTLVDYGSTLHACGRTEAARETLRQGLDLAYALGAAQLHAQANDALLATGARPRRVTSSGVESLTPSEAQVARMAAAGGTNREIAEELFVTQRTVEQHLTSVYRKVGVSGRRGLGRFFGPGSTAK comes from the coding sequence ATGACCGACGGGATATACACCGAGGCGTTCGAATGCCGGCGGGACCGGTTGACGCTCGCCAATCGCGAGGAGGAGATGTCCTCCCTCACCGCTCTCGTGCAGGACGCCCGCGCCGGATCAGGCGGTATCGCGCTCCTGGAGGGCGTCGTCGGCATCGGGAAGAGTCTGCTGCTGGACAGGCTGGTGTCCGCGCTCCCTGCCGACGGTCTGTATGTGCTGACTGCCCGCTGCGACGCTCTGGAGCATGACTTCCCGTTCGGCGTCGTGCGCCAGCTCTTCGAACCGCTGCTGGCCACCCTCGACGAACCGCAGCTCACCCAGCTGCTGAGCGGCAGTGCCCGTACCGCCGCGCAGGCGCTCAGCGGTGAGAAGCTGCCGGGCGACGCCCTGCTCCCCACCGAGGACATGTCGTACGCCGTGCTGCACGGGCTGTACTGGTTCACCTGCAATCTGGCGGCGGAGGCGCCGCTCGTGATCGTGGTCGACGATGCGCACTGCGCCGACATGGCGTCCCTGCGCTTCCTGACCCACCTCGCGCGCCGGATCGAAGGCCTTCCCGTCCTGCTGGTGCTGTCCCAGCGCACCGGCGACGAAGCGACGGACGCCGCACTCCTCAGTGACATCGCGGGCCAGCCGCTCTGCCGGGTGCTGCGACCCGGTCCGCTGACCCACCAAGGTGTCGGACATCTGGTGAAGACCGTCTTCGGCCACGAGGCGGACGACGAGTTCCACGAAGCCTGTCTGGCGATCACCGGCGGCAACCCCCTGCTCGTCCACTCCCTGCTGAGCGTCCTGCGGCTCGGCGGCCGGCCGCCGACCGTCGAGGGTCTGCCGTACGTCACCGCGCACGACGGTGCCTTCTTCCACGAAGCGGTCCGGTCGGTCCTGCAGCAACAGCCCGAGTCCGCCGCGGCGGCGGCCCGCGCACTGGCCGTGATGGGCGACGATGCTCTGCCGGAGGTGTGCGCACGGCTGGCCGGGCTGGATGACGCGACGCACTCCGCCGCGATGCGGGCGCTGCGGTCCAACGGACTGGTCTCGGAGGTCGACGACGGCCGGAGATGGTCCTTCAATCACGGGCTGATCAGGGAAGTCATCGTGGCGGACCTGCCACCCGAACAGCTCGCGCAGGCGCACCGACACGCTGCCCGCCTGCTGCTGGACGCGGGGGCGCGTGCCGAGCAGGTGGCCGGCCATCTGCTGATGACTCCCCTGCCGGCCACCGAGGACTGGGCGGTGACCGTGCTGCGGGAGGCCGCCCGGGAGGCGTCGTTCCGCGGTGCCCCGGCACTGGCGGTGGATCTGCTGCGGCACTGTCTGCCCCCGGAGGGGCCCACGCCCGAGGACACGCCGGTCCTCGCGGAGCTGGGTCTGGCCGAGGCGGGCGTGGACCCGCAGGCGAGTGTCCGGCATCTGCAGGCGGCGCTGGAGCATGTGCATGAGCCACCGCTGCGCTTCCGTCTGCTCAGCTCGCTGGCCAGCGGCCTGATCCGCAGCGGGCAGTCCCTCCAGGCGGTGCGGCTGCTCTCCGAGGAGGCGCCGACGGTCCGCGACGCCGATCTGCAGCGCCTTCTGGAGGGGCAGCGGCTGATGGCGTCGGCCGAGGACCTGACGAGCTTCACAGTGACCTTGCAGGAGTATCCGTTCGACATCAGCCGGCCCGGCGACACCCCCGGTGAGCGGGCCCTGATCGCCGCGGGGGCCGGCCTCTGCTCGGTGCGCGCGGTCCGGGCCCAGGAGTCGGCCGCCGCGGCCCGCCGGGTGCTGGAGAGCAGCGTGCCCGGTGTCGACTCGCCGTTCTTCCTGACCACGGCGGCGACGGCGCTGCTGTACGCGGGACTGCCGGACGAGGCGGATGCCGCCTACCAGCGGGTCATGGGCATCACCCGGCAGAGCCAGCGGCTGCTGCTGCACGGCCTGTGCCAGGCGCTGCGAGCCGAGGCGCAGTACCGACTGGGGGCGCTGTCCGAGGCGCTGGCGGCCACGCGGTCGGCACTGAACGTGGTGCCGCCCCGCCATTGGGGCCGCACGCTGGCGCTGCCCGTCGCGACCCAGATCCATGCGTTGATCGACTCCGGTGATCTCGCCGGCGCCGATGCGGCGGCCGCGCAGGCCTTCCCTTCGACGAGCCTGGACACCTGGCAGTGGAACGAGTTCCTGTGCGCGAGGGGACGGCTACGGCTCACCCACCAGGATCCGAAGGGGGCGCTGGAGGACCTCCTGGAGGCCGGCAGACGGCAGCACCTGTGGACGCGGACGAGTCCTGCCGTGTCGTCCTGGTGGTTCTGGGCCGGCCGTGCCCACCTCGCCCTGGGCGCGCCGGCGGCTGCCCGGGAGCTCGCGGAGGACGCCGTGGAACGAGCCCGGAAGGGGAAGCTGACCGATGCGCTGGGCGCCGGTCTGCGGCTCCTCGCAACGACGGAGAGCGGCGCACGGAAGCTGGGCGTGCTGGAGGAGGCGCTGTCCGCCCTCGACGGCTCTCCGGCGCGGCTCGAGCGGGCCCGTACGCTGGTCGACTACGGCTCCACCCTCCATGCGTGCGGACGCACGGAGGCGGCGCGGGAGACGCTGCGTCAAGGGCTCGATCTTGCGTATGCGCTCGGCGCGGCCCAGCTGCATGCCCAGGCCAATGACGCGCTGCTGGCCACCGGCGCCCGTCCCCGCAGGGTCACATCGAGCGGTGTGGAGTCGCTGACCCCGAGCGAGGCCCAGGTGGCGCGGATGGCCGCGGCCGGTGGCACCAACCGGGAGATCGCCGAGGAGCTGTTCGTGACCCAGCGCACCGTCGAGCAGCATCTGACATCCGTGTACCGCAAGGTCGGGGTGTCCGGGCGGCGGGGCCTCGGCCGGTTCTTCGGCCCCGGAAGTACCGCGAAGTGA
- a CDS encoding helix-turn-helix transcriptional regulator, whose amino-acid sequence MASLNESLAITAADAEFFRLFGQDSAETCGRSLYSLLHPSAPGLLNRHFARLAEGQRTRFVERMVGIRGEEVPFSGELTGIAVRSESEQAPSFVVVVRPDDASASLTGQEDAPAGRRQLLTELDAQILEGVASGASTVQLAARLYLSRQGVEYHVGLMLRRLKAPNRAALVARAHSMGMLTIGSWPPRVLPEFVKDADSRRSRGRRTDPRRRSTAARPEATAPRTPSATPGTRTVPGLTNSRAS is encoded by the coding sequence ATGGCGAGCCTCAATGAGTCGCTGGCGATCACGGCAGCCGACGCGGAGTTCTTCCGGCTGTTCGGCCAGGACTCCGCCGAAACCTGTGGACGCAGCCTCTACTCGCTTCTGCACCCCAGCGCTCCCGGACTGCTGAACCGGCACTTCGCCCGCCTGGCCGAGGGGCAGCGCACACGATTCGTGGAACGGATGGTGGGGATACGGGGCGAGGAGGTGCCGTTCTCGGGCGAACTGACCGGCATAGCGGTGCGGAGCGAGTCGGAACAGGCTCCGTCGTTCGTCGTGGTCGTCCGGCCCGACGACGCGTCGGCCTCGCTCACCGGCCAGGAGGACGCGCCGGCCGGCCGCAGGCAGCTGCTCACCGAGCTCGACGCACAGATCCTCGAAGGCGTCGCCAGCGGCGCCTCCACGGTGCAGCTGGCCGCCCGGCTCTACCTCAGTAGGCAAGGCGTGGAGTATCACGTCGGCCTGATGCTGCGTCGGCTCAAGGCACCCAACCGCGCCGCGTTGGTCGCCCGGGCCCACTCCATGGGGATGCTCACCATCGGCAGTTGGCCGCCCAGGGTCCTCCCCGAGTTCGTGAAGGACGCCGACAGCCGGCGCAGCCGCGGCCGCCGGACGGACCCCCGACGGCGCTCGACAGCCGCCCGCCCCGAGGCCACGGCACCTCGCACACCGTCGGCCACCCCGGGCACCCGGACTGTGCCCGGCCTGACGAACTCCCGGGCTTCATAG
- a CDS encoding helix-turn-helix transcriptional regulator produces the protein MLLDREVELDLAATALGSGRGALVLVTGPLGVGKSALLDGIGALRAARGALHLRVNAAPMERDFPLGAARQLLEPALRHASPEAMARWTAGSASHARSALDACRPAGAVPAQPVLDSLTALIENMARDQPVLLLVDELQWADLATLQWLRHLSGRLAGLPVLLVCAVREGDDLAGHPAVQGVIEHATHILRPGNLAWQDTHALIHRYHGEAADGVFAAACHRATGGNPLILNCLLADAAHRDLQPVADNAEAAAALRPAALQHRLLLRLDAQAEQVRRIARAMAVLGDDMNPELLSKLAEVDSTGRDHALRKLTDLGLTTGEQHPRYVHALVQEAVAEGIPLEERTAMHALAAELLHRSGRPPEQVARHLMALTAPTYTWATEVLRAAARAAQGRGAPEVAARYLRRALMGSSPDAERAELLVDLATSERSFAPYTSVRHIAQAVLLCDGPVRRAQAVVRLAPSAFSSTLLPVHELLQEAADALGPEDRLHGPERELALRLEARIRQSTLPDPEKLAGSVARLVALGPEPKTGTVAERELLAPLIGAATFSNALPAHEVAQLAKRVLEREPALPAHVHTTMPLVVASLVAADAVEELSSWLDAVQQNAVGRQTRVEQALIGTEQALVSLARGRLTVAKKQALAAFELAGAKHEEVFTLSSMTLARCAILTGDHQLADRLLAIKYRAEEEPYVWSGLAMLKGQSAARKGDLDSALGYFLDAGRRLEQCGWHNPALLPWASAAAFLHLHLGEREQARELSALEVEWARAWGAPGPLGRALRVYSHMVEGPGSTDVLREAVDVLQLSANRFELCQALLDLGERLGPAEAHGRAALRRAYAEAVECDTPWLARRAEELLAEAPPDPESARGQLTPAERKVAELATSGMTNQKIANELNITCRAVEKHLTNCYRKMSIPGRVHLSAALRELDQQPPNSPGPAAPY, from the coding sequence ATGTTGCTGGACCGCGAGGTGGAACTCGACCTGGCAGCCACCGCCCTCGGAAGCGGGCGAGGTGCTCTGGTGCTGGTCACCGGTCCGTTGGGGGTCGGTAAATCAGCACTCCTCGACGGCATCGGCGCCCTCCGCGCGGCGCGGGGAGCCCTGCACCTGCGGGTGAACGCGGCTCCGATGGAGCGGGACTTCCCCCTGGGGGCGGCCCGCCAGCTCCTGGAACCGGCGCTACGGCACGCTTCGCCGGAGGCGATGGCGCGATGGACCGCGGGGAGCGCGAGTCATGCGCGCAGCGCGCTCGACGCCTGCCGGCCCGCCGGTGCGGTGCCTGCACAGCCCGTTCTGGACAGCCTCACCGCGCTCATCGAGAACATGGCCCGCGACCAGCCCGTTCTGCTGCTCGTCGACGAACTGCAGTGGGCGGACCTGGCCACCCTCCAATGGCTGCGGCACCTGAGCGGGCGGCTCGCCGGCCTGCCGGTGCTGCTGGTGTGTGCCGTCCGCGAGGGTGACGACCTTGCCGGACATCCGGCGGTCCAGGGGGTCATCGAACACGCCACGCACATCCTGCGCCCGGGAAACCTCGCTTGGCAGGACACTCACGCGCTGATCCACCGGTATCACGGCGAAGCAGCGGACGGGGTGTTCGCCGCGGCCTGCCACCGGGCCACCGGCGGCAATCCCCTGATCCTCAACTGCCTTCTGGCGGATGCCGCGCACCGGGACCTCCAGCCCGTCGCGGACAACGCGGAGGCTGCCGCCGCACTCCGGCCCGCCGCACTGCAACACCGGCTGCTGCTGCGCCTGGACGCGCAAGCGGAGCAGGTCAGGAGGATTGCCCGGGCCATGGCCGTGCTCGGGGACGACATGAACCCGGAGCTGCTGAGCAAGCTGGCCGAGGTGGACTCCACCGGGCGGGACCATGCCCTGCGGAAGCTGACGGATCTCGGTCTGACGACCGGCGAACAGCATCCCCGGTACGTGCACGCCCTCGTGCAGGAAGCCGTGGCGGAGGGCATACCCCTGGAGGAACGGACCGCCATGCATGCGCTGGCGGCCGAGCTGCTGCACCGGTCCGGCCGGCCTCCCGAGCAGGTGGCGAGGCATCTGATGGCCCTCACCGCACCGACCTACACATGGGCCACCGAGGTGCTGCGCGCGGCGGCCCGCGCCGCGCAGGGCAGGGGCGCACCCGAGGTCGCCGCGCGCTATCTGCGACGCGCCCTGATGGGCAGTTCACCGGACGCGGAAAGGGCGGAACTGCTGGTCGACCTGGCCACGTCGGAACGCAGCTTCGCCCCGTACACCTCCGTGCGGCACATCGCCCAGGCCGTCCTGCTGTGCGACGGCCCCGTACGGCGCGCGCAGGCCGTGGTGCGGCTTGCGCCCAGCGCGTTCTCCTCGACCCTGCTGCCCGTCCACGAGCTGCTGCAGGAGGCGGCGGACGCGCTGGGGCCCGAGGACCGGCTGCACGGACCGGAACGGGAGCTGGCGCTGCGCCTGGAGGCCCGTATCCGGCAGTCGACGCTGCCGGATCCGGAGAAGCTGGCCGGCTCCGTGGCCCGTCTCGTCGCTCTGGGTCCCGAGCCGAAGACCGGCACCGTGGCCGAGCGGGAGCTGCTCGCCCCGCTGATCGGTGCCGCGACGTTCTCCAACGCGCTGCCTGCCCATGAGGTGGCACAGCTCGCGAAGCGTGTCCTGGAGCGCGAACCGGCCCTGCCCGCGCATGTGCACACCACCATGCCGCTGGTGGTGGCCAGCCTCGTGGCCGCGGACGCCGTCGAGGAGCTGAGTTCCTGGCTCGACGCGGTCCAGCAGAACGCGGTGGGGCGGCAGACGCGCGTGGAGCAGGCGCTGATCGGCACCGAACAGGCACTCGTCTCGCTGGCGCGCGGCCGTCTGACGGTGGCCAAGAAGCAGGCGCTCGCCGCCTTCGAACTCGCCGGGGCGAAGCACGAGGAAGTCTTCACCCTGTCGTCGATGACCCTCGCCAGGTGCGCGATCCTCACCGGGGACCACCAGCTCGCCGACCGGCTGCTCGCCATCAAGTACCGGGCGGAGGAGGAGCCGTATGTGTGGTCCGGACTGGCCATGCTGAAGGGGCAGAGCGCGGCGCGGAAGGGCGACCTGGACTCGGCGCTGGGCTACTTCCTCGACGCCGGACGGCGTCTTGAGCAGTGCGGATGGCACAACCCGGCGCTGCTCCCCTGGGCCTCGGCCGCCGCATTTCTGCACCTCCACCTCGGCGAGCGCGAGCAGGCCAGGGAGCTGAGTGCGCTGGAGGTGGAATGGGCCCGTGCCTGGGGGGCGCCGGGGCCGCTCGGCCGGGCGCTGCGCGTGTACAGCCACATGGTCGAGGGCCCGGGCAGCACCGACGTGCTGAGAGAGGCCGTGGACGTACTGCAACTGTCCGCCAACCGCTTCGAGCTGTGCCAGGCCCTGCTGGACCTCGGTGAGCGCCTCGGCCCGGCCGAGGCCCATGGCCGCGCGGCGCTGCGCCGGGCCTACGCGGAGGCGGTCGAGTGCGACACCCCCTGGCTGGCCCGGCGAGCGGAGGAGCTGCTCGCCGAGGCACCACCGGACCCGGAGAGCGCACGCGGTCAACTGACCCCCGCGGAGCGGAAGGTCGCCGAGCTGGCCACCTCGGGGATGACGAACCAGAAGATCGCCAACGAGCTGAACATCACGTGCCGTGCCGTGGAAAAGCATCTGACGAATTGCTACCGCAAGATGTCAATTCCAGGGCGAGTGCATCTCTCCGCTGCATTGCGAGAACTCGACCAGCAGCCCCCCAACTCGCCAGGCCCGGCGGCGCCTTACTGA
- a CDS encoding NDP-hexose 2,3-dehydratase family protein, with protein MDSTVEPLRSSGPALSSRRAVALSSRLAASALATDGGVMSNEAFHAWFEERQRTHALKVSRIAFEELRGWNFAPGSGNLRHDSGRFFSIEGIRVRSDYGPVREWCQPIIHQPEIGVLGIAVREIDGVLHCLMQAKPEPGNINGVQLSPTVQATKSNYTRVHGGSAVPYMDCFIDPDPRRVLADVLQSEQGSWFFRKRNRNMVVEVGPEVEAGEDFCWVTLGQLGALLRHPDLVNMDARTVLSCIPDWRAGSSTANAGLHSDTEIRSWVTTRRARHEITTEPLPLREAAGWRRSDEAISHESGLFFSIVAVDVSSHRREVPAWSQPLLEPHGLGIAALLVKRIGGVPHALLSARVEPGFLDVVELGPTVQCTPESYAHLHAADRPRYLDAVLDRGPERTLFDAVLSEEGGRFRHARSRYLIIEVDEGFPTEAPEDFRWVTLCQADELLKYSHYLNVQARTLVAGMRTLP; from the coding sequence TTGGACAGCACAGTGGAGCCGTTGCGGTCATCCGGCCCCGCACTGTCTTCCCGGCGGGCGGTGGCACTGTCCTCCCGGCTGGCCGCCTCCGCGCTCGCCACCGACGGCGGGGTGATGAGCAACGAGGCGTTCCACGCGTGGTTCGAGGAGCGGCAGCGAACCCATGCGCTGAAGGTCAGCCGTATAGCCTTCGAGGAACTGCGGGGCTGGAACTTCGCTCCCGGAAGCGGGAATCTGCGGCATGACAGCGGGCGCTTCTTCTCCATCGAGGGCATCCGGGTCCGCTCCGACTACGGGCCGGTCCGCGAGTGGTGCCAGCCGATCATCCACCAGCCGGAGATCGGTGTGCTGGGCATCGCGGTCCGCGAGATCGACGGGGTGCTGCACTGTCTGATGCAGGCCAAGCCGGAGCCGGGGAACATCAACGGGGTGCAGCTCTCCCCCACGGTGCAGGCCACCAAGAGCAACTACACGCGGGTGCACGGCGGTTCCGCCGTGCCGTACATGGACTGCTTCATCGACCCCGATCCGCGCCGGGTGCTGGCCGATGTGCTCCAGTCCGAGCAGGGGTCGTGGTTCTTCCGCAAGCGCAACCGCAACATGGTGGTCGAGGTGGGCCCCGAGGTCGAGGCGGGCGAGGACTTCTGCTGGGTCACGCTGGGCCAGCTCGGTGCGCTGCTGCGCCATCCCGATCTGGTGAACATGGATGCCCGTACGGTGCTGTCCTGCATCCCCGACTGGCGCGCGGGTTCGTCGACGGCCAATGCCGGCCTGCACTCCGATACGGAGATCCGCAGCTGGGTCACGACGCGACGGGCCCGGCACGAGATCACCACCGAGCCGCTGCCGCTGCGCGAGGCAGCGGGCTGGCGCCGCTCGGACGAGGCGATCTCGCATGAGAGCGGGCTCTTCTTCAGCATCGTCGCCGTAGATGTGAGCTCGCACCGGCGTGAGGTCCCGGCCTGGTCACAGCCGCTGCTCGAACCGCACGGGCTGGGGATTGCCGCGCTGCTGGTGAAGCGGATCGGCGGGGTGCCGCATGCGCTGCTGAGCGCACGGGTCGAGCCGGGCTTCCTCGATGTGGTGGAGCTCGGGCCCACTGTGCAGTGCACTCCGGAGAGCTATGCCCATCTTCATGCCGCGGACCGTCCCCGGTATCTCGATGCCGTGCTGGACCGCGGTCCGGAGCGGACGCTGTTTGATGCCGTGCTGTCGGAGGAGGGCGGCCGCTTCCGCCATGCCCGCAGTCGCTACCTGATCATCGAGGTGGACGAGGGCTTCCCGACCGAGGCGCCCGAGGACTTCCGATGGGTGACGCTATGTCAGGCAGATGAACTGCTGAAGTACAGTCACTATCTGAATGTGCAGGCCAGGACCCTGGTCGCGGGGATGAGGACGCTCCCGTAG